A region from the Drosophila mauritiana strain mau12 chromosome 2L, ASM438214v1, whole genome shotgun sequence genome encodes:
- the LOC117135128 gene encoding myosin heavy chain, muscle isoform X17 — protein sequence MPKPVANQEDEDPTPYLFVSLEQRRIDQSKPYDSKKSCWIPDEKEGYLLGEIKATKGDIVSVGLQGGETRDLKKDLLQQVNPPKYEKAEDMSNLTYLNDASVLHNLRQRYYNKLIYTYSGLFCVAINPYKRYPVYTNRCAKMYRGKRRNEVPPHIFAISDGAYVDMLTNHVNQSMLITGESGAGKTENTKKVIAYFATVGASKKTDEAAKSKGSLEDQVVQTNPVLEAFGNAKTVRNDNSSRFGKFIRIHFGPTGKLAGADIETYLLEKARVISQQSLERSYHIFYQIMSGSVAGVKDMCFLSDNIYDYFNVSQGKVTVPNMDDGEEFQLADQAFDILGFTKQEKEDVYRITAAVMHMGGMKFKQRGREEQAEQDGEEEGGRVSKLFGCDTAELYKNLLKPRIKVGNEFVTQGRNVQQVTNSIGALCKGVFDRLFKWLVKKCNETLDTQQKRQHFIGVLDIAGFEIFEYNGFEQLCINFTNEKLQQFFNHHMFVLEQEEYKREGIDWAFIDFGMDLLACIDLIEKPMGILSILEEESMFPKATDQTFSEKLTNTHLGKSAPFQKPKPPKPGQQAAHFAIAHYAGCVSYNITGWLEKNKDPLNDTVVDQFKKSQNKLLIEIFADHAGQSGGGEQAKGGRGKKGGGFATVSSAYKEQLNSLMTTLRSTQPHFVRCIIPNEMKQPGVVDAHLVMHQLTCNGVLEGIRICRKGFPNRMMYPDFKMRYQILNPRGIKDLDCPKKASKVLIESTELNEDLYRLGHTKVFFRAGVLGQMEEFRDERLGKIMSWMQAWARGYLSRKGFKKLQEQRVALKVVQRNLRKYLQLRTWPWYKLWQKVKPLLNVSRIEDEIARLEEKAKKAEELHAAEVKVRKELEALNAKLLAEKTALLDSLSGEKGALQDYQERNAKLTAQKNDLENQLRDIQERLTQEEDARNQLFQQKKKADQEISGLKKDIEDLELNVQKAEQDKATKDHQIRNLNDEIAHQDELINKLNKEKKMQGETNQKTGEELQAAEDKINHLNKVKAKLEQTLDELEDSLEREKKVRGDVEKSKRKVEGDLKLTQEAVADLERNKKELEQTIQRKDKELSSITAKLEDEQVVVLKHQRQIKELQARIEELEEEVEAERQARAKAEKQRADLARELEELGERLEEAGGATSAQIELNKKREAELSKLRRDLEEANIQHESTLANLRKKHNDAVAEMAEQVDQLNKLKAKAEHDRQTCHNELNQTRTACDQLGRDKAAQEKIAKQLQHTLNEVQSKLDETNRTLNDFDASKKKLSIENSDLLRQLEEAESQVSQLSKIKISLTTQLEDTKRLADEESRERATLLGKFRNLEHDLDNLREQVEEEAEGKADLQRQLSKANAEAQVWRSKYESDGVARSEELEEAKRKLQARLAEAEETIESLNQKCIGLEKTKQRLSTEVEDLQLEVDRANAIANAAEKKQKAFDKIIGEWKLKVDDLAAELDASQKECRNYSTELFRLKGAYEEGQEQLEAVRRENKNLADEVKDLLDQIGEGGRNIHEIEKARKRLEAEKDELQAALEEAEAALEQEENKVLRAQLELSQVRQEIDRRIQEKEEEFENTRKNHQRALDSMQASLEAEAKGKAEALRMKKKLEADINELEIALDHANKANAEAQKNIKRYQQQLKDIQTALEEEQRARDDAREQLGISERRANALQNELEESRTLLEQADRGRRQAEQELADAHEQLNEVSAQNASISAAKRKLESELQTLHSDLDELLNEAKNSEEKAKKAMVDAARLADELRAEQDHAQTQEKLRKALEQQIKELQVRLDEAEANALKGGKKAIQKLEQRVRELENELDGEQRRHADAQKNLRKSERRVKELSFQSEEDRKNHERMQDLVDKLQQKIKTYKRQIEEAEEIAALNLAKFRKAQQELEEAEERADLAEQAISKFRAKGRAGSVGRGASPAPRATSVRPQFDGLAFPPRFDLAPENEF from the exons ATGCCGAAGCCAGTCGCAAATCAGGAGGATGAGGATCCCACCCCATACCTGTTCGTGTCTTTGGAGCAAAGGCGTATCGATCAATCGAAACCCTATGACTCGAAGAAGTCTTGCTGGATCCCCGATGAGAAGGAGGGTTATCTCCTTGGTGAGATCAAGGCCACCAAGGGCGATATCGTCTCCGTTGGTCTGCAGGGTGGAGAG ACACGAGACTTAAAGAAAGATCTGCTCCAGCAAGTGAACCCCCCGAAATACGAAAAAGCCGAGGATATGTCCAACTTGACATACCTTAACGATGCCTCTGTGCTCCATAACTTGAGACAGAGATACTACAACAAGCTGATCTAC ACCTACTCCGGTCTTTTCTGCGTTGCCATCAATCCTTACAAGCGCTACCCCGTGTATACCAACCGTTGCGCTAAGATGTACCGTGGCAAGCGCCGTAATGAGGTGCCACCCCATATTTTCGCCATCTCTGACGGTGCCTACGTCGACATGTTGACCAACCACGTGAATCAATCTATGTTGATCACCGGTGAGTCTGGTGCCGGAAAGACTGAGAACACCAAGAAGGTCATTGCGTACTTCGCCACTGTTGGTGCCTCCAAGAAGACCGATGAGGCCGCCAAGAGCAAGGGCTCCCTGGAAGATCAGGTTGTGCAGACCAACCCTGTGCTTGAGGCCTTCGGTAACGCCAAGACCGTGCGTAACGATAACTCCTCTCGTTTC GGTAAATTCATCCGTATCCACTTCGGACCCACTGGTAAACTGGCTGGTGCTGATATTGAGACCT ATCTGCTGGAGAAGGCCCGTGTCATCTCCCAGCAGTCCCTGGAGCGTTCTTACCACATCTTCTACCAGATCATGTCTGGCTCCGTTGCCGGTGTTAAAG ACATGTGCTTCCTCTCCGATAACATTTACGACTACTTTAACGTATCCCAGGGTAAAGTAACTGTACCCAACATGGATGACGGTGAGGAATTCCAGCTTGCAGAT CAAGCCTTCGACATCTTGGGCTTCACCAAGCAGGAGAAGGAGGATGTGTACAGGATCACCGCCGCTGTCATGCACATGGGTGGCATGAAGTTCAAGCAACGTGGTCGCGAGGAGCAGGCTGAGCAGGACGGCGAGGAGGAGGGTGGCCGTGTGTCGAAGCTGTTCGGTTGCGATACCGCCGAGCTGTACAAGAACTTGCTGAAGCCCCGCATCAAGGTCGGCAACGAGTTCGTCACCCAGGGCCGTAACGTCCAGCAGGTCACCAACTCGATCGGTGCCCTCTGCAAGGGTGTGTTCGATCGTCTGTTCAAGTGGCTGGTGAAGAAGTGTAACGAGACTCTGGACACCCAGCAGAAGCGTCAGCACTTCATTGGTGTACTGGATATTGCTGGTTTTGAGATCTTCGAG TACAACGGTTTCGAGCAACTGTGTATTAACTTCACCAACGAGAAGTTGCAACAATTCTTCAACCATCACATGTTCGTTTTGGAGCAAGAAGAATACAAGAGGGAAGGCATTGACTGGGCCTTCATCGATTTCGGTATGGACTTGTTGGCCTGTATCGATCTGATTGAAAAG CCCATGGGTATCTTGTCCATCCTGGAGGAAGAGTCTATGTTCCCCAAGGCCACCGATCAGACCTTCTCGGAGAAGCTGACCAACACCCATTTGGGCAAGTCGGCTCCATTCCAGAAGCCCAAGCCTCCAAAGCCCGGTCAGCAGGCTGCCCACTTCGCCATTGCCCATTATGCTGGTTGCGTGTCCTACAACATCACCGGTTGGTTGGAGAAGAACAAGGATCCTCTGAACGACACCGTTGTCGACCAGTTCAAGAAGTCGCAGAACAAGCTGCTGATCGAAATCTTCGCCGATCACGCCGGCCAGTCGGGTGGCGGTGAACAGGCCAAGGGAGGTCGTGGCAAGAAGGGCGGTGGCTTCGCTACCGTCTCGTCGGCCTACAAGGAGCAGTTGAACAGCTTGATGACCACTCTGCGTTCGACCCAGCCTCACTTCGTCCGTTGCATCATTCCCAACGAAATGAAGCAGCCTGGCGTGGTTGATGCCCACTTGGTCATGCACCAGCTGACCTGTAACGGTGTGCTTGAAGGTATCCGTATTTGCCGTAAGGGTTTCCCCAACAGGATGATGTACCCCGACTTCAAGATGCG GTACCAGATCCTGAACCCCCGTGGCATTAAGGACCTCGATTGTCCCAAGAAAGCCTCCAAGGTTCTGATCGAGTCCACCGAGCTGAACGAAGACCTGTACCGTCTGGGTCACACCAAG GTGTTCTTCCGCGCCGGTGTCCTGGGTCAGATGGAGGAGTTCCGTGATGAGCGTCTGGGCAAGATCATGTCCTGGATGCAGGCCTGGGCCCGTGGTTACCTGTCCCGTAAGGGCTTCAAGAAGCTCCAGGAACAGCGCGTCGCCCTCAAGGTTGTCCAGCGCAATCTGCGCAAGTACCTGCAGCTCCGTACCTGGCCCTGGTACAAACTGTGGCAGAAGGTCAAGCCCCTCCTCAACGTCAGCCGCATCGAGGATGAGATTGCC CGTCTGGAGGAGAAGGCCAAGAAGGCTGAGGAACTGCATGCCGCTGAAGTGAAAGTGCGCAAGGAGCTGGAGGCCCTCAACGCCAAGCTGTTGGCTGAAAAGACCGCTCTGCTGGACTCCCTGTCCGGCGAGAAGGGTGCCCTGCAGGACTACCAGGAGCGCAACGCCAAGTTGACCGCCCAGAAGAACGACCTCGAGAACCAGCTGCGC GATATCCAAGAGCGCCTGACTCAGGAGGAGGATGCCCGCAACCAGCTGTTCCAGCAGAAGAAGAAGGCCGACCAGGAGATCTCTGGCCTGAAGAAGGACATCGAGGATCTGGAATTGAACGTCCAGAAGGCCGAGCAGGACAAGGCCACCAAGGATCACCAGATCCGCAACTTGAACGACGAGATCGCCCACCAGGATGAGCTCATCAACAAGTTGAACAAGGAGAAGAAGATGCAGGGCGAGACCAACCAGAAGACCGGTGAGGAGCTCCAGGCTGCCGAGGACAAGATCAACCACTTGAACAAGGTTAAGGCCAAGCTCGAGCAGACCCTCGATGAACTGGAGGATTCGCTGGAGCGCGAGAAGAAGGTGCGCGGCGATGTTGAGAAGTCCAAGCGCAAGGTTGAGGGCGACCTCAAGCTCACCCAGGAGGCTGTTGCCGATCTGGAGCGCAACAAGAAGGAGCTCGAGCAGACCATCCAGCGCAAGGACAAGGAGCTGTCCTCCATCACCGCCAAGCTCGAGGACGAGCAGGTCGTTGTTCTGAAGCACCAGCGCCAGATCAAGGAACTGCAGGCCCGCATCGAGGAGCTCGAGGAAGAGGTCGAGGCTGAGCGCCAGGCCCGCGCCAAGGCTGAGAAGCAGCGCGCCGATCTGGCCCGCGAACTCGAGGAATTGGGCGAGCGTCTGGAGGAGGCTGGCGGTGCCACCTCTGCCCAGATTGAGCTCAACAAGAAGCGTGAGGCTGAGTTGAGCAAACTGCGTCGCGATCTTGAGGAGGCCAACATCCAGCACGAGTCCACCCTGGCTAACCTGCGCAAGAAGCACAACGATGCCGTCGCCGAGATGGCCGAGCAGGTTGACCAGCTCAACAAGCTGAAGGCTAA GGCTGAACACGATCGCCAGACTTGCCACAACGAGCTGAATCAGACTCGTACCGCCTGCGATCAGCTGGGTCGCGATAAG GCTGCCCAGGAGAAGATCGCCAAGCAGCTGCAGCACACCCTCAACGAGGTGCAGTCGAAACTGGATGAGACCAACAGGACTCTGAACGACTTCGATGCCAGCAAGAAGAAGCTGTCCATTGAGAACTCCGATCTGCTCCGCCAGCTGGAGGAGGCCGAGTCCCAGGTGTCTCAGCTGTCCAAGATCAAGATCTCTCTGACCACCCAGTTGGAGGACACCAAGCGTCTGGCCGACGAGGAGTCGCGCGAGCGTGCCACCCTTTTGGGCAAGTTCCGCAACTTGGAGCACGACCTGGACAATCTGCGCGAGCAGGTTGAGGAGGAGGCTGAGGGCAAGGCCGATCTGCAGCGCCAGCTGAGCAAGGCCAACGCTGAGGCCCAGGTGTGGCGCAGCAAGTACGAGTCCGATGGCGTTGCCCGCTctgaggagctggaggaggcCAAGAGGAAGCTGCAGGCCCGTTTGGCCGAGGCCGAGGAGACCATCGAGTCCCTCAACCAGAAGTGCATTGGCCTGGAGAAGACCAAGCAGCGTCTTTCCACCGAGGTGGAGGATCTGCAGCTGGAGGTCGACCGTGCCAACGCCATTGCCAACGCTGCCGAGAAGAAGCAGAAGGCCTTCGACAAGATCATCGGCGAGTGGAAACTCAAGGTCGACGATCtggctgctgagctggatgCCTCCCAGAAGGAGTGCCGCAACTACTCCACCGAGCTGTTCCGTCTTAAGGGCGCCTACGAGGAGGGCCAGGAGCAGTTGGAGGCTGTGCGTCGTGAGAACAAGAACCTGGCTGATGAGGTCAAGGATCTGCTCGACCAGATCGGTGAGGGTGGCCGCAACATCCATGAGATCGAGAAGGCCCGCAAGCGCCTGGAAGCCGAGAAGGACGAGCTCCAGGCTGCCCTCGAGGAGGCTGAGGCCGCTCTTGAGCAGGAGGAGAACAAGGTGCTCCGCGCTCAGCTTGAGCTGTCCCAGGTGCGCCAGGAGATCGACCGCCGCATccaggagaaggaggaggagttcGAGAACACCCGCAAGAACCACCAGCGTGCCCTCGACTCCATGCAGGCTTCCCTCGAAGCCGAGGCCAAGGGCAAGGCTGAGGCCCTGCGCATGAAGAAGAAGCTGGAGGCTGACATCAACGAGCTTGAGATTGCTCTGGATCACGCCAACAAG GCTAACGCCGAGGCCCAGAAGAACATCAAGCGTtaccagcagcagctgaaGGACATCCAGACTGCCCTCGAGGAGGAGCAGCGCGCCCGCGACGATGCCCGCGAACAGCTGGGTATCTCCGAGCGTCGTGCCAACGCCCTCCAGAACGAACTGGAAGAGTCTCGCACTCTGCTGGAGCAGGCCGACCGTGGCCGTCGCCAGGCCGAGCAGGAGCTGGCCGATGCCCACGAGCAGCTGAACGAAGTGTCCGCCCAGAACGCCTCCATCTCCGCTGCCAAGAGGAAGCTGGAGTCCGAGCTGCAGACCCTGCACTCCGACCTGGACGAACTCCTGAACGAAGCCAAGAACTCCGAGGAGAAGGCCAAGAAGGCTATGGTCGATGCCGCCCGCCTGGCCGATGAGCTGCGCGCTGAGCAGGATCATGCCCAGACCCAGGAGAAATTGAGGAAGGCCCTCGAGCAGCAGATCAAGGAGCTGCAGGTCCGTCTGGACGAGGCTGAGGCCAACGCCCTCAAGGGAGGCAAGAAGGCCATTCAGAAGCTTGAGCAGCGCGTCCGCGAGCTCGAGAACGAGCTGGATGGTGAGCAGAGGAGGCACGCCGATGCCCAGAAGAACCTGCGCAAGTCTGAGCGTCGCGTCAAGGAGCTGAGCTTCCAGTCCGAGGAGGACCGCAAGAACCACGAGCGCATGCAGGATCTGGTCGACAAGCTGCAACAGAAGATCAAGACATACAAGAGGCAGATCGAGGAGGCCGAGGAAATCGCCGCCCTCAACTTGGCCAAATTCCGCAAGGCTCAGCAGGAGCTTGAGGAGGCCGAGGAGCGTGCCGATCTGGCCGAGCAGGCCATCAGCAAATTCCGCGCCAAGGGACGTGCCGGTTCTGTCGGTCGTGGTGCCAGCCCAGCG CCCCGTGCGACGTCCGTTAGGCCACAATTCGACGGATTGGCCTTCCCACCAAGATTCGACCTTGCTCCTGAAAACGAATTCTAA